AGGCTTCAAGACACTCGAGTGGCGAAGAACTACCTGCAAGATGAGGAGCTCCGGACCGTCAACCGGCTTACTACCATGTTCCTCGACTACGCAGAGGACCAGACAGGCAAGAGAAAACAGCTGTTCCTGTCTGATTGGGCCCTCCAGACCGACAAGTTCCTCGAGTTCAATGATCGAGAGATCCTCACACACAGGGGGAAGCGCAGTAACGCCCAGGTGAAGACCATCACGAAACGTGAGTGGGACGCCTACCGGCACAGGCACACCGCAGAAATGGAGGAGAAAGAGATGGCTGCCATCGAGGCGATCGTCCACGACAGCAATGAGACCGAGATATAGCGAAGCGGCCCTCATCGTGCTGGAACACGATGAGGGCCAGTATCCACGTACTCAGCAGCAGACACCAGGAGTCTACCAATGGCGCGAGGTCGACCGGTCACACCGCCAGGAACCTACGGTGAAGTCAACGCCGCCAAGATCAGTACCGGTCGATGGCAGGCCAACCTCCGCGTCCGCCTACTCAACGGCTCTACCAAGCAGATCCGAAAGAACGGCGGGACGAAAGCGGAGGCCGTCCGGCGCGCGAAGCAGGCGGCAATGGAGGCCACCGGCGTCAGTGACACCGACGACCTCACGACGACCAGCACCATCACGGCCCTGATCGAGCACTACCTCGATCACCTCGACCGGGCGGCGGGAACGCTCGACGTCTACCGCTCAACGTTGCGGAACCACATCACCCCAGGAATCGGGCAGCTGCGGATCAACGAGGCTACCGCCGGGCGGCTCGACACATTCCTGAGGTCGCTTGCCCCGGCGACGGCGAAACGGTGCCGGTCGATGCTGTCCGGCGCGTTCGGCGTCGCCGTGCGCTACGGTCTGGTGCTCCACAACCCCGTGCGCGACACCCTACCGCCGAAGATCACCACGCCGGAGGCGCGGGCACTGACGATGGAGGAGCTGCAGACCGTGCGACGTGCGGCCCCGGTGGTTCACCACAGCCCCGGGCAATGGCCCACGGCCACGGGCGGCTGCCTTCCCCAACATCATCGATGTGCTCGCCGGGACGGGTGCGCGGATCTCCGACGTGCTCCGACTGCAGTGGACGGATCTCGACCTCGACGACACTCCGCCAACTGCAGTGATCCACGATGTGAAAGGTGGCGGACGACGCCGCATCATCGAGCTACCGGGCTCGGCAGCCACCGCGCTGCGGTCACAGCAGAAGGCGACGATGCAGGCGTGCCCGTGGGTGTTCCCACCGGGACGAGGAACCCGTTGACGAAATCGAACATCGAGCGGTGGATGCGGCAGGCGAAGGACGGGTGGGACGCACTTCCAGCCGACAAGAAGACAGGTGAGCCCGATGTGTCGTGGGTGACTCCCCACACCTTCCGGCTGTCGGTGGCGACGTGGCTGAATGATCGGGTAAGTCTGCAGGCCGCGTCACAGCAGCTGGGGCACTCGGATTCGACGATGACGGAGCACCACTACCTTGATCGGACAGCGACCGGCCCCGCGGTGGCCCTGGCCCTCAACGCAGTGTTGGAGTGCACAGAAAATGCACAAAAGAAACCACGAATTTTCGATAACGGATGGAACGTGTGCGAATGCCAGCCCGTCTACATGCAGAGTCGCTGGACTGGTCGAAAATAGATGGAACTGCAAACGTCGAGAATCCCTCCCAGTTCGGGGTTCGAGTCCCTGATGACGCACAACACACCCCGGACGGGCACTGGCTTCGGCCACCGGTCGTCCGGGTTTTTGGTCGTTGTAGCCCACACATCGGGAACGGCTGTGGTGCGAGAGGCCCCGCTCCGGTTCTCCGGGCCGGTGGAGATATGATGTCCTGATGCCCCGCAGACGCCACACGCCGCTTCCGATCGAGGTGTGGGCACTGGTCGCAGGTGCTTTCGCCGTCGCCCTCGGTTACGGAGTCGTCGCGCCGGCCATCCCCCAGTACGCACACGCCTTCGGCGTCTCGAACGCCGCAGCCTCGGGAATCGTCAGCGCTTTCGCGTTGATGAGACTGGTCGGGGCTCCCCTGGCCGGCCGGATCCTCGTCAAACTCGGCGAACGGCGTACCTACACCCTGGGGATCCTCATCGTCGCGGCGTCCACCGGCGCGTGCGCTGTGGCAGAGAACTACACCCAACTACTGATCCTCCGTGGTCTGGGCGGAGTCGGTTCGATCATGTTCACCGTGGCTGCCACCGCCTTGTTGATCAAGGTGAGCCCGGTGGACGCCCGGGGCCGCGTTTCAAGTGTCAATGCCGCCGGCTTCCTCCTCGGAAACCTGATGGGCCCGGTATTCGGCGCCCTCGTCGCCGGGTTCGGGCTCCGCGCACCGTTCATCTTCTACTTCATCATGCTCGTCGTCGCCGCTACCGTCGTCTGGTTCGCACTCCGCCGGTCCCCGCTGGCCGGAGCGCAGGCCGACGAGAGCCCGCGAGAGCCACTCACCCTGGCGATGTCGCTGAGGATCCCCCACTACCGTGTCCTGCTGGGGTCGGTC
The genomic region above belongs to Corynebacterium glyciniphilum AJ 3170 and contains:
- a CDS encoding tyrosine-type recombinase/integrase codes for the protein MARGRPVTPPGTYGEVNAAKISTGRWQANLRVRLLNGSTKQIRKNGGTKAEAVRRAKQAAMEATGVSDTDDLTTTSTITALIEHYLDHLDRAAGTLDVYRSTLRNHITPGIGQLRINEATAGRLDTFLRSLAPATAKRCRSMLSGAFGVAVRYGLVLHNPVRDTLPPKITTPEARALTMEELQTVRRAAPVVHHSPGQWPTATGGCLPQHHRCARRDGCADLRRAPTAVDGSRPRRHSANCSDPRCERWRTTPHHRATGLGSHRAAVTAEGDDAGVPVGVPTGTRNPLTKSNIERWMRQAKDGWDALPADKKTGEPDVSWVTPHTFRLSVATWLNDRVSLQAASQQLGHSDSTMTEHHYLDRTATGPAVALALNAVLECTENAQKKPRIFDNGWNVCECQPVYMQSRWTGRK
- a CDS encoding MFS transporter: MPRRRHTPLPIEVWALVAGAFAVALGYGVVAPAIPQYAHAFGVSNAAASGIVSAFALMRLVGAPLAGRILVKLGERRTYTLGILIVAASTGACAVAENYTQLLILRGLGGVGSIMFTVAATALLIKVSPVDARGRVSSVNAAGFLLGNLMGPVFGALVAGFGLRAPFIFYFIMLVVAATVVWFALRRSPLAGAQADESPREPLTLAMSLRIPHYRVLLGSVFVFGWTSFGVRVSIVPLFVAAAFNGDAAVAAWALASYAAGNAIFILPSGRWNDNVGRKPMLVLGMVITAVGYVAFPLSPSIVLACVSMVVAGAGSALVNPGQQAVLADIVGTRRGGSTVAGYSMLQDFGGVLGPLVAGVLVDVAGFGWAFGVSGILLVLAAVGWASVSDSRTLQESTGTGLSDTDRT